A genomic segment from Vidua macroura isolate BioBank_ID:100142 chromosome Z, ASM2450914v1, whole genome shotgun sequence encodes:
- the LOC128822393 gene encoding uncharacterized protein DDB_G0290301-like, which produces MRSWWHQKVAVVHKRPQRQSSPRPCSVQDAQCILLVEARVSGQLHTDKSLVFSRVGVNLRSSATMIEQFAAAFVTAYGVSYSAYYLTNLARHVKHVFSGADAKILPEKEQEQIALSEMPCQTQEELRAREQEEQLRQQVEEPQENGQNIKAEPQAELPEAQSAITEVKKRNQEDTRRIQEEMNLHQQRGDQQNQVSERVAATPLMKHPLSCILENLKEQLDTDFQKAHAKIKAREKRQEEEMKIIREKFNPLPQALQKQVQVLTSHRAAGKDFRQMSGTEEPRGVL; this is translated from the exons ATGCGGTCATGGTGGCATCAGAAGGTTGCTGTGGTGCACAAAAGGCCTCAGCGTCAGAGCAGCCCtaggccttgctcagtgcaggatgctcagtgcatCCTCCTGGTTGAGGCACgtgtcagtgggcagctgcacactgacaagagccttgttttttctcgtgttggagtgaatctgcgcagcagtgctacaatgattgagcaatttgctgctgcatttgtcactgctTACGGCGTTTCTTATTCCGCCTATTACCTGACTAACCTGGCAC GTCACGTGAAGCATGTATTCAGTGGTGCTGATGCTAAG atccttccagagaaagagcaggagcagattgccttatcagagatgccatgccagactcaggaagagctgagagcccgagagcaggaagagcagctcaggcagcaggtggaagagccacaggagaatggccag aatatcaaggcagagccacaagcagagctgcccgaagctcagagtgccatcacggaagtgaagaagaggaaccaGGAAGACACGAGAAGAATTCAAGAGGAGATgaatctccatcagcagaggggcgatcaacaaaaccaggtgagtgaaagagtggcagccactccACTCATGAAACATCCTCTCTCTTGTATTTTAGAGAacttgaaggaacagctggacacagactttcagaagGCTCACGCTAAGATcaaggcaagggagaagaggcaggaggaagaaatgaaaatcatcagagaaaaatttaatcccctccctcaggctctacaaaagcaa GTGCAAGTGTTGACATCTCACCGGGCAGCCGGCAAAGACTTCCGGCAAATGAGTGGCACTGAAGAGCCCCGAGGCGTgc tctga